A stretch of Arachis hypogaea cultivar Tifrunner chromosome 15, arahy.Tifrunner.gnm2.J5K5, whole genome shotgun sequence DNA encodes these proteins:
- the LOC112750123 gene encoding uncharacterized protein isoform X2, whose product MINHRLFLTKIVKIDPNKNGIIEWIQLVLNLRAKLRAKKEDNEDPSQSEMFVVTRTNKKGETDLGTQETIDHLQNWKQAGYSDDEALQTVFGKERHGRVRFYGRSVTKSSIKKDKQIRQMQQQHTEVVSTIEKNQNNLTSKLDGLTSLVKMLLQQVNPGMSAEQVQVMIEAAQQSPPDASSTPNDARRSISPSLGSNHVSKNMERTCVKKICSIQI is encoded by the exons ATGATCAATCATAG GTTATTTCTGACAAAAATCGTGAAAATAGATCCAAACAAAAATGGAATCATCGAATGGATCCAATTAGTTTTGAATTTACGCGCTAAACTG CGTGCAAAAAAAGAGGACAATGAAGATCCATCACAGTCTGAGATGTTTGTTGTAACTCGTACTAACAAGAAAGGAGAGACTGATTTGGGAACACAAGAGACGATT GATCATCTTCAAAATTGGAAGCAAGCTGGATACAGTGATGATGAAGCACTTCAAACGGTTTTTGGAAAGGAGAGACATGGTAGAGTTCGTTTCTATGGTCGATCAGTCACAAAATCCTCTATTAAAAAGGATAAGCAAATCCGACAAATGCAACAACAACATACTGAAGTGGTTTCAACTAtcgagaaaaatcaaaataacttAACTTCCAAGTTGGATGGTTTAACGAGCTTGGTCAAAATGTTGTTGCAACAAGTTAATCCTGGTATGAGTGCGGAACAAGTGCAAGTAATGATAGAAGCTGCCCAACAATCTCCGCCTGATGCAAGTAGTACACCAAATGATGCGAGGCGAAGCATTTCTCCTTCACTGGGATCGAACCATGTGTCAAAAAATATGGAA AGGACATGTGTGAAGAAAATATGTTCTATACAAATATAA
- the LOC112750123 gene encoding uncharacterized protein isoform X1 gives MINHRLFLTKIVKIDPNKNGIIEWIQLVLNLRAKLRAKKEDNEDPSQSEMFVVTRTNKKGETDLGTQETIDHLQNWKQAGYSDDEALQTVFGKERHGRVRFYGRSVTKSSIKKDKQIRQMQQQHTEVVSTIEKNQNNLTSKLDGLTSLVKMLLQQVNPGMSAEQVQVMIEAAQQSPPDASSTPNDARRSISPSLGSNHVSKNMEQEDMCEENMFYTNIRWDGSYNDFGYLNVLF, from the exons ATGATCAATCATAG GTTATTTCTGACAAAAATCGTGAAAATAGATCCAAACAAAAATGGAATCATCGAATGGATCCAATTAGTTTTGAATTTACGCGCTAAACTG CGTGCAAAAAAAGAGGACAATGAAGATCCATCACAGTCTGAGATGTTTGTTGTAACTCGTACTAACAAGAAAGGAGAGACTGATTTGGGAACACAAGAGACGATT GATCATCTTCAAAATTGGAAGCAAGCTGGATACAGTGATGATGAAGCACTTCAAACGGTTTTTGGAAAGGAGAGACATGGTAGAGTTCGTTTCTATGGTCGATCAGTCACAAAATCCTCTATTAAAAAGGATAAGCAAATCCGACAAATGCAACAACAACATACTGAAGTGGTTTCAACTAtcgagaaaaatcaaaataacttAACTTCCAAGTTGGATGGTTTAACGAGCTTGGTCAAAATGTTGTTGCAACAAGTTAATCCTGGTATGAGTGCGGAACAAGTGCAAGTAATGATAGAAGCTGCCCAACAATCTCCGCCTGATGCAAGTAGTACACCAAATGATGCGAGGCGAAGCATTTCTCCTTCACTGGGATCGAACCATGTGTCAAAAAATATGGAA caAGAGGACATGTGTGAAGAAAATATGTTCTATACAAATATAAGATGGGATGGGTCTTATAATGATTTTGGTTATCTAAATGTATTATTTTGA